A genomic segment from Anaerobacillus sp. CMMVII encodes:
- a CDS encoding aminotransferase class V-fold PLP-dependent enzyme: protein MSIIYFDQAASSFPKPETVAVAVAKAISEYGANPGRGGHQLANHAAAMIYETRVKLAKLFGERDPSNVIFCQNATHALNQAIKGSFRTR, encoded by the coding sequence GTGTCTATCATTTATTTTGATCAAGCTGCTTCATCATTTCCAAAACCTGAAACTGTCGCAGTCGCAGTTGCTAAGGCAATTAGTGAGTATGGGGCTAATCCAGGACGAGGTGGGCACCAATTAGCAAATCATGCAGCTGCAATGATATATGAAACGAGAGTGAAACTAGCAAAATTGTTTGGTGAAAGGGACCCGAGCAATGTGATCTTTTGCCAAAATGCAACACATGCCTTAAATCAAGCGATTAAGGGTTCCTTTAGGACAAGGTGA
- a CDS encoding aminotransferase class V-fold PLP-dependent enzyme has product MSTTYEHNSVRRPLEFLKQEKGVIVTYLKSDHNGFITKEQLLNEITPKTKLIVASHGSNLTGAIFPIEMIGSVCKEKGITFLVDASQTAGVLPIDMDAMNIDMLAFPGHKGLLGPQGTGGLLSSKVQWN; this is encoded by the coding sequence ATTTCAACTACTTATGAACACAATTCAGTCAGGAGACCACTAGAATTTCTAAAGCAAGAAAAAGGTGTGATAGTCACTTATCTTAAAAGTGATCATAATGGTTTCATTACGAAAGAACAGTTGCTAAATGAAATTACACCCAAAACCAAGTTGATTGTTGCAAGTCATGGTTCTAATTTAACGGGTGCAATATTTCCAATTGAGATGATTGGATCTGTTTGTAAAGAAAAAGGAATTACTTTTTTAGTTGATGCTTCACAGACAGCAGGAGTGCTCCCTATTGATATGGATGCAATGAATATTGATATGCTGGCTTTTCCAGGGCATAAAGGGTTATTAGGTCCACAAGGGACCGGGGGCCTCTTATCGTCAAAGGTTCAGTGGAATTAG
- a CDS encoding aminotransferase class V-fold PLP-dependent enzyme, translating into MELAPIFHGGTGSHSEEKDQPKVRPSRYESGTLNTPGIAGLSAGIDEVMKRGVETIFEHEWMLTKYSLDKLSDIDGVTVFGPDLNVERLAVIPFIIDGTDVQEIAMIFDQHYQVALRGGLHCAPLAHETIGTIEGGTLRASFGLYNTLEEIDQWLGMIKEIKEGLVG; encoded by the coding sequence GTGGAATTAGCCCCAATTTTTCATGGTGGAACAGGTAGTCATTCTGAAGAGAAAGACCAACCTAAGGTACGTCCGAGTAGATATGAGAGCGGTACGTTAAATACACCTGGTATTGCTGGATTATCTGCTGGAATAGATGAAGTAATGAAGAGAGGCGTTGAAACTATTTTTGAACATGAGTGGATGCTCACCAAATATAGTTTAGATAAACTAAGTGACATTGATGGTGTTACAGTATTTGGACCGGATCTTAATGTCGAAAGGTTAGCGGTTATTCCATTTATCATTGATGGAACCGATGTCCAAGAAATCGCGATGATTTTTGATCAACACTATCAAGTAGCATTAAGAGGTGGGCTTCACTGTGCACCGTTAGCTCATGAAACAATAGGTACAATTGAAGGTGGTACGCTAAGAGCTAGCTTCGGTCTTTACAACACATTAGAAGAAATAGACCAGTGGCTGGGAATGATCAAAGAGATAAAAGAAGGGTTAGTCGGATAG
- the yyaC gene encoding spore protease YyaC, with translation MISRNLFKKRQLPFRIHIDENNASHDFADQLLDLLPKLAKKDIVIVCIGTDRSTGDSLGPLIGSRLQECNLKLFHVYGTLENPIHAVNLEEKLAEINEKHCDAFTIGIDACLGRSTSVGIMSIDDGPVKPGAAVNKKLPPVGDIHITGIVNVGGFMEYMVLQNTRLHFVIKMANKIAESIHLTDMKLTKERQRSILKSVKPSFFSS, from the coding sequence ATGATTTCACGTAATCTCTTTAAAAAGAGACAATTACCTTTTCGAATTCATATTGATGAAAACAATGCAAGTCATGACTTTGCAGACCAACTTTTAGACCTTCTACCAAAACTAGCAAAAAAAGATATTGTTATAGTATGTATTGGAACTGATAGATCAACTGGCGACTCATTAGGACCACTAATTGGCTCTAGACTACAAGAATGTAATTTAAAGTTATTCCATGTCTATGGCACGTTAGAAAACCCTATTCATGCTGTTAATCTCGAAGAAAAACTAGCTGAAATTAATGAAAAACATTGTGACGCCTTCACAATTGGTATCGATGCCTGCCTTGGTCGCTCTACAAGTGTTGGAATTATGTCAATCGATGACGGCCCTGTTAAACCTGGAGCAGCAGTTAATAAAAAACTTCCACCTGTAGGTGATATTCATATTACTGGAATTGTTAATGTTGGTGGTTTTATGGAGTATATGGTTTTGCAAAATACACGCCTCCATTTCGTAATTAAAATGGCGAATAAAATTGCTGAAAGTATCCACCTGACTGATATGAAACTGACAAAAGAAAGACAACGGTCTATATTAAAAAGCGTTAAGCCCTCTTTTTTCTCAAGTTAA
- a CDS encoding DUF951 domain-containing protein produces MENQKQYDLNDVVEMKKPHPCGENRWKIIRLGMDIRIKCLGCDHSVLIPRKEFGRKLKKILVKHAE; encoded by the coding sequence ATGGAAAATCAAAAGCAATACGACCTAAATGATGTTGTTGAGATGAAAAAGCCTCATCCTTGTGGAGAAAATCGCTGGAAAATTATTCGCTTAGGAATGGATATTCGTATTAAGTGCCTCGGATGTGATCATAGTGTATTAATCCCACGTAAAGAATTTGGAAGAAAACTAAAAAAAATACTAGTAAAGCATGCAGAGTAA
- the ychF gene encoding redox-regulated ATPase YchF, which produces MALTTGIVGLPNVGKSTLFNAITQAGAESANYPFCTIDPNVGIVEVPDHRLTKLTELVQPKKTVPTAFEFTDIAGIVEGASKGEGLGNKFLSHIRQVDAISHVVRCFEDENITHVSGSVNPIRDIEVINLELILADLDSVDKRIMRVEKLMKQKDKEAMAEYEILVRFKEAFEDEKPARSVELTEEEKKIVQGMHLLTMKPVLYVANVNEDGLLVADDNPLVQKVREFAAAENSEVIVVCAKIEEEISELDGEEKAMFLEELGIKESGLDQLIRAAYSLLGLSTYFTAGVQEVRAWTIRKGTKAPQAAGVIHSDFERGFIRAEVVAYDDLVEAGSHAAAKEKGKVRLEGKEYIVADGDVIHFRFNV; this is translated from the coding sequence ATGGCTTTAACAACTGGAATTGTCGGTTTGCCGAATGTTGGTAAATCAACACTATTTAATGCAATCACTCAAGCAGGTGCTGAATCTGCAAACTATCCATTTTGTACGATTGATCCTAACGTAGGTATTGTAGAGGTACCTGATCATCGTTTAACAAAGCTAACTGAGCTTGTTCAACCGAAAAAAACAGTTCCAACTGCATTCGAATTCACAGATATTGCAGGAATCGTTGAAGGCGCTAGTAAAGGGGAGGGGCTTGGGAACAAGTTCTTATCTCATATTCGCCAAGTTGATGCGATTTCTCACGTTGTTCGTTGTTTTGAAGATGAGAATATTACCCATGTATCTGGAAGTGTAAACCCAATTCGTGATATTGAAGTTATTAACCTTGAGTTAATCCTTGCAGATTTGGATTCAGTAGACAAGCGAATTATGCGTGTTGAGAAATTAATGAAGCAAAAAGATAAAGAGGCAATGGCTGAATATGAAATTTTAGTAAGGTTTAAAGAAGCCTTTGAAGATGAAAAGCCAGCAAGAAGTGTCGAGCTAACTGAGGAAGAAAAGAAGATTGTTCAAGGAATGCATTTATTAACGATGAAGCCTGTCTTATATGTGGCAAACGTAAATGAAGATGGATTACTAGTAGCTGATGATAATCCGCTGGTTCAAAAGGTTAGAGAATTTGCAGCTGCAGAAAACTCAGAAGTTATCGTTGTCTGTGCAAAAATTGAAGAGGAAATTTCTGAACTTGATGGGGAAGAAAAGGCCATGTTCCTAGAAGAGTTAGGAATTAAGGAGTCTGGTTTAGATCAGCTCATCCGTGCTGCTTACAGCTTATTAGGCTTATCAACATACTTTACAGCTGGAGTTCAAGAAGTTCGTGCTTGGACAATCCGTAAGGGAACAAAAGCACCACAAGCAGCTGGTGTCATTCATTCCGATTTTGAACGTGGTTTTATTCGTGCTGAGGTTGTAGCTTATGACGATTTAGTTGAAGCTGGATCTCATGCGGCAGCCAAAGAAAAAGGAAAAGTAAGACTAGAAGGAAAAGAGTACATCGTTGCTGATGGTGATGTTATTCATTTTAGATTTAATGTTTAA
- the rpsF gene encoding 30S ribosomal protein S6: protein MRKYEIMYIIRPNLEEAATKELVERFNNVLTDNGATLDKVQEMGKRRLAYEIEDFREGFYVLLNVTAEPAAIAEFDRLIKINEDVIRLLITKDEE, encoded by the coding sequence ATGCGTAAATATGAAATCATGTACATTATTCGACCAAACCTAGAAGAGGCTGCAACAAAGGAATTAGTTGAGCGTTTTAACAACGTGTTAACTGACAATGGTGCTACTCTTGATAAGGTTCAAGAAATGGGTAAGCGTCGTTTAGCTTATGAAATTGAAGACTTCCGTGAAGGCTTCTATGTATTACTAAACGTAACAGCTGAGCCAGCAGCAATCGCTGAATTCGATCGTTTAATTAAGATTAACGAAGATGTAATTCGTTTACTTATCACGAAAGACGAAGAATAA
- the ssb gene encoding single-stranded DNA-binding protein, with the protein MLNRVVLVGRLTRDPELKYTPNGIAVASITLAVNRPFSNQQGNREADFINVVIWRKQAENVANYLRKGSLAGVDGRLQTRSYENNEGKKVFITEVVADSVQFLETKGSSNPGGNQNQGGGDYYGSPNQGGYPNNNQNQGRSNQSFSDDPFASDGKPIDISDDDLPF; encoded by the coding sequence ATGCTTAACCGTGTCGTTTTGGTAGGTCGCCTCACGAGAGATCCTGAACTTAAGTACACGCCGAATGGTATTGCAGTAGCGAGTATTACACTTGCTGTCAATAGACCGTTTTCAAACCAACAAGGCAACCGAGAAGCAGACTTTATTAACGTAGTCATTTGGCGTAAACAGGCAGAGAATGTTGCTAATTACTTACGTAAAGGAAGTTTAGCAGGTGTCGATGGTCGACTACAAACTCGTAGTTATGAAAACAACGAAGGTAAGAAAGTTTTTATAACAGAAGTAGTAGCGGACAGTGTACAATTTTTAGAAACAAAAGGTTCTAGTAACCCTGGTGGAAATCAAAATCAGGGTGGTGGAGACTATTATGGCTCTCCTAATCAAGGAGGATATCCTAACAACAACCAGAATCAAGGCCGTAGTAATCAGTCATTTTCTGATGATCCATTTGCTAGTGATGGCAAGCCAATTGACATCTCAGATGATGATTTACCATTCTAG
- the rpsR gene encoding 30S ribosomal protein S18 yields MGGRRGGRGAKRRKVCYFTVNKITKIDYKNVELLKRFVSERGKILPRRVTGTSAKYQRQLTTAIKRARQIALLPYVSGE; encoded by the coding sequence ATGGGAGGACGTCGTGGTGGCCGTGGTGCGAAACGCCGTAAAGTTTGTTACTTTACTGTAAACAAAATCACGAAAATCGACTATAAAAACGTAGAATTACTTAAACGTTTCGTTTCTGAGCGTGGTAAAATTTTACCTCGTCGTGTAACTGGAACTTCAGCTAAGTACCAACGTCAATTAACAACTGCAATTAAGCGTGCACGTCAAATCGCTTTATTACCGTATGTTAGTGGTGAATAA
- a CDS encoding TrkA family potassium uptake protein: MKKQFAVVGLGRFGGSVCKELYAMGHEVLAIDINEDRVHDFANYSTHAVVANATDENTLLSLGIRNFEHVIVAIGDNIQASILCTLLLKELNVKRVWVKAQNNYHHKVVEKIGADRIIHPEKDMGIRIAHYLVSEKIIDYIELSPDYSIMELIASTKVSNKTIAKLDIRAKYGCTILGIKRGEDVIITPFPDQLILEKDILILIGHNNDLKRFEDEGL; encoded by the coding sequence ATGAAAAAACAATTTGCAGTTGTGGGTCTAGGAAGATTTGGTGGCAGTGTTTGTAAAGAGTTATATGCGATGGGACATGAGGTTTTGGCGATTGACATTAATGAGGATAGAGTTCATGACTTTGCGAATTATTCCACACATGCAGTCGTAGCCAATGCCACTGATGAAAATACGCTATTATCTTTAGGCATTAGAAATTTTGAGCATGTCATCGTTGCCATTGGTGATAATATTCAAGCTAGCATTCTTTGTACCTTATTATTAAAAGAGTTGAATGTAAAGCGAGTGTGGGTGAAGGCACAAAATAACTATCACCATAAGGTAGTTGAGAAAATCGGTGCAGATCGAATTATTCATCCTGAAAAAGATATGGGAATTAGAATTGCTCATTACTTAGTTTCTGAAAAAATTATTGATTACATCGAATTATCACCCGATTACAGTATCATGGAGTTAATAGCTTCAACAAAAGTTTCTAATAAAACGATTGCTAAATTAGATATTCGTGCTAAATATGGCTGTACTATTTTAGGTATTAAAAGAGGTGAAGATGTTATCATAACACCTTTTCCAGACCAATTAATTCTTGAAAAAGATATCTTAATTCTAATTGGTCATAATAATGACCTTAAACGCTTTGAAGATGAAGGCCTCTAG
- a CDS encoding YybS family protein, which yields MKNTKVMTEGAIFAAIFSLIAFMTVFIPILGSILLWILPLPFIVYTVRNGWKAGLMLWVVAIFVSTIIGGLVLFFTAIIFGSGGIVVGELYRRKYSAFVVLLGGSLAYIANLILYFILSIVVLGLNPIKVIQELMMESVQTAESMLIAIGQDPGAQLVPMVEFIDRLVYLAPSLIISTGVFYALFIQLIAYAVLKRIGEKISRFKPFRDWTFPKSFLWYYLVTSIFILIGLEEGTGLYMVMWNLFPLLEIAMTIQGLAVVLFYCHAKGFHKSVPVIILVVTFIAPFLLYIYRILGIIDLGFELRKRIKNSN from the coding sequence ATGAAAAATACAAAAGTAATGACTGAGGGGGCAATATTTGCGGCAATATTTTCATTAATTGCCTTTATGACAGTGTTTATTCCAATCTTGGGTTCAATTCTACTTTGGATTTTACCACTACCGTTCATTGTTTACACAGTAAGGAATGGATGGAAAGCTGGTTTAATGTTGTGGGTTGTTGCTATATTTGTTTCTACAATCATTGGTGGGTTAGTACTATTCTTTACTGCAATTATATTTGGAAGTGGTGGAATTGTTGTAGGAGAATTATATAGAAGAAAATATTCTGCCTTTGTGGTGTTATTAGGTGGAAGCTTAGCATATATCGCCAATTTAATTCTATATTTTATTTTAAGTATCGTTGTCTTAGGCTTAAATCCAATTAAAGTTATCCAAGAGTTAATGATGGAATCAGTTCAAACGGCAGAGTCAATGCTTATAGCAATTGGGCAAGATCCTGGGGCACAACTTGTGCCTATGGTTGAATTCATAGATCGTTTGGTATACTTAGCTCCTTCACTGATTATTTCAACGGGAGTTTTTTATGCACTTTTTATTCAATTAATTGCATATGCTGTTTTAAAGAGAATCGGGGAAAAGATATCTCGTTTTAAGCCTTTCCGTGATTGGACCTTTCCAAAGTCTTTTTTATGGTATTATTTAGTAACATCAATTTTTATTTTAATAGGGTTAGAAGAAGGAACAGGTCTTTACATGGTAATGTGGAATTTGTTCCCGCTATTAGAGATTGCGATGACTATTCAAGGTTTAGCAGTTGTTTTATTTTATTGTCATGCGAAGGGGTTTCATAAATCTGTACCTGTTATCATTCTCGTTGTTACTTTTATCGCCCCATTTCTTCTTTATATCTATCGAATATTAGGTATAATTGATTTAGGATTTGAACTTCGGAAAAGAATAAAAAACTCGAATTAA
- a CDS encoding DHH family phosphoesterase, with protein sequence MPEFLLKRWHGYHLFAIFSVAVIFIGILTVYQWGLGLLGFFCLTILLVYTVQARNSFKKDIEQYISTLSYRVNKAGEEVVTKLPVGMVLYNEDKVIQWANHLVMSIIEEECIGQPISKIDNDLYDAIETEQREKVIQIGENVFRVVFRHEERLIYFFDITEETKVKKLYEKEQTVIAIIYLDNYDEVTQGLEDQIRSKLMSQVTSILNRWSKEHGVFLRRTSSDRFFAILRQEMLEELEDTKFDLLDEIREATAREKIPITLSIGVGSGQGSLQELGALAQSSLDLALGRGGDQVAIKQKNGKVRFYGGKSNAVEKRTRVRARVISHAIRDFILESDRVMIMGHISPDMDAIGASIGVLKLAELNGKEGYIILDPTNISRDVRKLMEEVEKHDRLWAHFITPDEALEELTPNTLLVVVDTHKPSLVIEPRLLDKIDRVIVLDHHRRGEEFIDEAVLVYMEPYASSTAELVTELLEYQPKQTKLDLLEATALLAGIIVDTKSFAVRTGSRTFDAASFLRSQGADTNLVQNLLKQDLDQYIKRSRLIESAQIYRNGVAIAKGNPNEVCSQVLIAQAADTLLSMNGVVASFVISKRKDGAISISARSLGDVNVQLIMERLNGGGHLSNAATQLGDVTLDEAEKLLMEKIDEYIEGGKEE encoded by the coding sequence ATGCCGGAATTCCTATTAAAACGGTGGCATGGGTATCACTTATTTGCCATATTTTCTGTGGCAGTTATCTTTATTGGAATTTTAACAGTTTATCAGTGGGGCCTTGGTTTGTTGGGCTTCTTTTGCTTAACCATTCTACTTGTATACACTGTACAGGCAAGAAATTCGTTTAAAAAAGACATAGAACAATATATTTCTACACTGTCATATCGTGTCAATAAAGCAGGTGAAGAAGTAGTCACAAAGCTTCCGGTCGGAATGGTGCTTTATAATGAAGATAAAGTCATTCAGTGGGCGAACCACTTGGTCATGTCAATTATTGAAGAAGAGTGTATTGGTCAACCAATTTCTAAAATAGATAATGACCTTTACGATGCTATTGAAACAGAGCAGAGAGAAAAAGTCATTCAAATTGGTGAAAATGTCTTTCGGGTTGTGTTTAGACATGAGGAGAGGCTCATTTATTTCTTTGATATTACTGAAGAGACAAAAGTGAAAAAGCTGTACGAAAAGGAACAAACTGTTATTGCTATTATTTATTTAGACAACTATGATGAAGTTACACAAGGATTAGAAGACCAGATCAGAAGTAAGTTAATGAGTCAGGTTACATCAATTTTAAATAGATGGTCAAAGGAGCATGGTGTCTTTCTAAGAAGAACCTCTTCCGATCGATTTTTTGCTATCTTGCGTCAAGAGATGTTAGAAGAACTTGAAGATACGAAATTTGATTTATTAGATGAAATAAGGGAAGCAACTGCTCGCGAAAAAATTCCCATTACGCTAAGCATTGGTGTCGGTAGTGGCCAAGGGTCACTACAAGAACTCGGTGCGCTTGCTCAGTCAAGCTTAGACTTAGCACTTGGTAGGGGCGGTGACCAAGTGGCGATTAAGCAGAAAAACGGTAAAGTTCGTTTTTATGGTGGCAAATCAAACGCTGTCGAAAAGCGTACGAGAGTAAGAGCTAGAGTTATTTCTCATGCGATACGTGATTTCATCCTAGAAAGTGATCGTGTGATGATTATGGGTCACATCAGCCCTGATATGGATGCAATTGGTGCTTCGATCGGTGTCTTGAAATTGGCAGAACTTAATGGTAAAGAAGGATATATCATTTTAGACCCTACCAATATTAGTAGAGATGTCCGAAAGTTGATGGAGGAAGTTGAAAAACATGATCGCTTATGGGCGCATTTTATTACTCCTGATGAAGCGTTAGAAGAGTTAACACCAAATACACTATTAGTTGTTGTTGATACGCATAAGCCTTCATTAGTAATTGAGCCAAGACTATTAGATAAAATTGACCGTGTAATTGTTTTAGATCACCATCGTCGTGGTGAAGAATTTATAGATGAAGCAGTGTTGGTATACATGGAGCCGTACGCTTCGTCAACAGCGGAGCTCGTAACAGAACTATTGGAGTATCAACCTAAACAAACAAAACTAGACTTACTTGAAGCAACTGCCTTACTGGCTGGTATAATTGTAGATACTAAAAGCTTTGCGGTTCGTACTGGTTCAAGAACCTTCGATGCAGCGTCTTTTTTAAGGTCACAAGGAGCAGATACGAATTTAGTCCAAAATCTATTGAAACAAGATTTGGACCAATATATAAAACGTTCCAGGTTAATTGAAAGTGCTCAAATATATCGAAATGGCGTCGCGATTGCGAAAGGAAATCCTAATGAGGTATGTAGTCAGGTGCTGATTGCCCAAGCTGCAGATACGCTTCTCTCTATGAATGGAGTAGTTGCTTCGTTTGTCATTTCAAAGAGGAAGGACGGCGCTATAAGTATTAGTGCTAGATCCTTAGGTGATGTAAATGTTCAATTAATAATGGAAAGGCTTAATGGTGGAGGACATTTATCGAATGCTGCCACGCAGCTAGGTGATGTAACTTTAGATGAGGCTGAAAAATTATTAATGGAAAAGATAGATGAATATATTGAAGGAGGAAAAGAAGAATGA
- the rplI gene encoding 50S ribosomal protein L9, which produces MKVIFLQDVKGKGKKGEVKNVSEGYARNFLLPNKLAAEANAGALKTLEVKKQGEEKRAEEKLNEAKAFRDEIEKLTVEIKAKSGEGGRLFGAVTSKQIAETLAKMKKKVDKRKIELDEPIRALGYTNVPIKLHPEVTATIKVHVIEG; this is translated from the coding sequence ATGAAAGTTATTTTTCTTCAAGACGTAAAAGGCAAGGGAAAAAAAGGTGAAGTAAAGAATGTTTCAGAGGGATATGCAAGAAACTTTCTATTACCTAATAAGCTAGCTGCTGAAGCAAATGCAGGAGCGCTAAAAACACTAGAAGTAAAAAAACAGGGCGAAGAAAAACGTGCGGAAGAAAAACTAAACGAAGCTAAAGCTTTTCGAGATGAAATTGAAAAGCTTACAGTTGAAATAAAGGCAAAGTCTGGAGAAGGTGGTCGACTATTTGGTGCCGTTACAAGCAAGCAAATTGCTGAAACGTTAGCAAAGATGAAAAAGAAAGTCGATAAGCGCAAAATTGAACTTGATGAGCCAATTCGAGCATTAGGCTATACAAATGTTCCAATTAAATTACATCCAGAAGTAACAGCAACAATTAAAGTACATGTTATTGAAGGATAG
- the dnaB gene encoding replicative DNA helicase: protein MSELYADRTPPQNIEAEQAVLGAIFLEPEALVTASERLASDDFYRASHQRIYSVMIQLAEKGEPVDLVTVTAELQDKKWLEEIGGVSYLSDLASSVPTAANVEYYSRIVEEKSLLRRLIRVATNIAADGYAEEEEVDTILSEAEKTILEVSHKKNTSAFISIKDVLVEAYDNIEQLQNRTDDITGIPTGFSELDRMTAGFQRNDLIIVAARPSVGKTAFALNIAQNVATKTDENVAIFSLEMGASQLVMRMICAEGNLDAQRLRTGSLQEEDWTKLTMAMGSLSKAGIYIDDTPGIRVNDIRAKCRRLSQEKGLGMILIDYLQLIRGDGKSGENRQQEVSEISRSLKGLARELQVPVIALSQLSRGVESRQDKRPMMSDIRESGSIEQDADIVAFLYRDDYYDKESESKDIIEIIIAKQRNGPVGTVELAFVKEYNKFVNLERRFDERSMPVGAGA from the coding sequence ATGAGTGAATTATATGCTGATCGTACTCCACCACAGAATATTGAAGCAGAACAAGCCGTTTTAGGGGCAATTTTTCTTGAACCAGAAGCTCTTGTAACAGCATCAGAAAGACTAGCGTCTGACGATTTTTATCGAGCGTCCCATCAGCGGATTTACAGTGTGATGATCCAGTTAGCCGAAAAGGGAGAGCCTGTCGATCTTGTTACTGTTACAGCTGAGCTACAAGATAAAAAATGGCTTGAAGAAATAGGTGGAGTTTCATATTTAAGTGACTTAGCGAGCTCAGTTCCTACAGCAGCAAACGTAGAATACTATAGTAGGATTGTAGAAGAAAAATCGTTACTTAGACGATTGATCCGTGTTGCTACTAATATTGCTGCAGATGGGTACGCCGAAGAAGAAGAAGTAGATACAATTTTAAGTGAAGCTGAAAAAACGATACTAGAAGTTTCTCATAAAAAAAATACGAGTGCCTTTATTTCGATTAAAGATGTACTTGTTGAAGCATATGACAACATTGAACAGCTACAAAATCGTACAGATGATATTACTGGTATCCCAACAGGTTTCTCTGAATTAGATCGTATGACTGCAGGGTTTCAACGCAATGACTTAATTATTGTTGCAGCACGTCCTTCTGTTGGTAAGACTGCCTTTGCCTTAAATATTGCGCAAAATGTAGCGACGAAAACAGACGAAAATGTTGCCATTTTTAGTCTTGAGATGGGTGCTTCTCAGCTAGTCATGCGTATGATCTGTGCAGAGGGAAATCTTGATGCACAAAGACTGCGTACAGGTTCACTTCAAGAAGAGGATTGGACGAAACTGACGATGGCAATGGGAAGTTTATCAAAAGCCGGGATTTATATCGACGATACACCTGGTATCCGTGTAAATGACATTCGTGCAAAGTGTCGTAGATTAAGTCAGGAAAAGGGTTTAGGAATGATCTTAATTGACTACTTGCAGTTAATTCGCGGAGATGGCAAAAGTGGTGAAAACCGTCAGCAGGAAGTTTCAGAGATTTCGAGATCCCTGAAAGGTTTAGCAAGGGAATTACAAGTACCTGTTATTGCCTTATCACAGCTTTCACGTGGTGTAGAATCCCGTCAAGATAAACGACCGATGATGTCTGATATTCGTGAGTCAGGAAGTATTGAGCAGGATGCCGATATTGTTGCTTTCTTGTACCGTGATGATTATTATGACAAGGAAAGTGAGAGCAAGGATATCATCGAAATTATTATCGCAAAACAAAGGAATGGCCCTGTTGGAACAGTTGAACTTGCCTTTGTTAAAGAATATAACAAATTCGTAAACTTAGAGCGACGTTTTGATGAACGTAGTATGCCTGTCGGAGCAGGGGCATAG
- the queC gene encoding 7-cyano-7-deazaguanine synthase QueC, which yields MFKYEKALVVFSGGQDSTTCLFWALKNYDHVETVTFDYNQRHNEEIEVAKKIAEDLGVENTVIDMSLLNQLTSNALTRSEIEIKDGEDGGLPSTFVDGRNHLFLSFAAIMAKAKAIQNIITGVCETDFSGYPDCRDMFVKSLNVTINLAMDYNFVIHTPLMWIDKKETWALAAELGAFEYIREKTLTCYNGIVGDGCGECPACKLRNEGLQKFLNEQEGGMQRVE from the coding sequence GTGTTTAAATATGAAAAAGCATTGGTGGTGTTCAGTGGCGGACAAGATTCAACAACTTGTCTATTTTGGGCACTAAAAAATTATGATCATGTAGAAACAGTGACCTTTGATTATAACCAAAGGCACAATGAAGAAATTGAAGTAGCTAAAAAAATTGCTGAAGATCTAGGCGTAGAGAATACGGTTATAGATATGAGTTTATTAAATCAGCTAACTTCTAATGCGTTAACACGCAGTGAAATCGAAATAAAAGACGGGGAAGATGGCGGTTTACCTAGTACATTCGTTGATGGGCGCAATCACCTCTTTTTATCGTTTGCAGCGATTATGGCGAAAGCTAAAGCGATCCAAAATATTATTACAGGTGTTTGTGAGACAGATTTTTCAGGTTACCCTGATTGTCGTGACATGTTTGTAAAGTCACTAAATGTAACGATAAATTTAGCGATGGATTACAACTTTGTTATTCATACACCATTGATGTGGATTGATAAAAAAGAAACGTGGGCTCTAGCTGCTGAGCTTGGAGCTTTTGAATATATAAGGGAAAAGACGCTTACATGCTATAACGGTATTGTAGGCGACGGTTGTGGCGAGTGCCCTGCATGCAAGCTTCGTAATGAAGGCTTACAAAAGTTCCTTAATGAACAGGAAGGGGGCATGCAGCGTGTCGAGTAA